One stretch of Leadbetterella byssophila DSM 17132 DNA includes these proteins:
- a CDS encoding endonuclease/exonuclease/phosphatase family protein, with protein sequence MKRRNFIQLSVGALPLLSFKFPVSAGHRIMTCNIRVALDEDEEKGVGWSSRKKICLDIISKYKPDIICLQEVLKGQAADFKKHFSGYQLLGFDGPEMDANPVGYHGIAKNPILYSTKKYELISAGTYWLSETPLVAGSKSWDTARARHANWIRLKDKSTGKEFRVINLHLDHVSNDAKFHQLKMVIEEAGQYLPAFPQILCGDFNSRFQSKVFSTPRNAGWKEGMEILYGEKEMGFTGHAFKGLQYEKGPSGGRIDFIWYKGDIEVKRAEILRDEVKGVYPSDHFFVLNDFQL encoded by the coding sequence ATGAAAAGAAGGAACTTCATACAATTAAGTGTAGGTGCACTTCCTTTATTAAGTTTTAAGTTTCCGGTAAGTGCAGGTCATAGAATTATGACCTGTAACATCCGCGTAGCCCTTGATGAGGACGAAGAAAAAGGTGTAGGCTGGTCAAGCAGAAAGAAAATCTGCCTGGACATTATCAGCAAGTACAAACCTGACATTATCTGCTTACAGGAAGTACTAAAAGGACAGGCTGCTGATTTTAAGAAGCATTTTTCCGGTTACCAATTGCTCGGATTTGATGGTCCTGAGATGGATGCAAATCCAGTAGGATACCACGGGATCGCTAAAAACCCTATCCTGTACTCTACGAAAAAATACGAATTGATTTCAGCCGGAACTTATTGGCTGTCTGAAACCCCTCTAGTGGCGGGAAGTAAATCATGGGATACGGCAAGGGCAAGGCATGCCAACTGGATCCGACTTAAAGACAAGAGTACTGGTAAAGAGTTTAGAGTTATAAACTTGCATTTAGACCATGTCTCAAATGATGCTAAGTTTCACCAACTAAAGATGGTGATAGAAGAGGCCGGACAGTATTTGCCTGCATTCCCCCAAATCTTATGTGGAGATTTCAATTCCCGTTTCCAAAGTAAGGTATTCAGCACTCCTAGAAATGCCGGATGGAAGGAGGGTATGGAAATACTCTACGGTGAAAAGGAAATGGGCTTTACCGGACATGCTTTCAAGGGACTACAATATGAAAAAGGTCCTAGTGGCGGTAGAATAGATTTTATATGGTACAAAGGTGATATAGAAGTTAAACGAGCGGAGATTTTGAGGGACGAGGTGAAGGGAGTTTATCCCAGTGACCACTTCTTTGTCCTAAATGATTTTCAATTATGA
- a CDS encoding glycerophosphodiester phosphodiesterase family protein — MRKIFLLGLLLWCSNTYAQKHKLHFRTFDDIKKYFSYEPGKKIISGHRGTHIAKYPENSIEGFQHVLNHTPAFFEIDPRLTKDSVIVLMHDATLDRTTTGSGKVSDFTWAELQKLYLKDGEGNVTKYKIPTLEQAMDWAKGKTVLNLDKKDVPLERIAALIKRKKAERYMMVTVHTAEQALFYHQQVPELMMSAFVKTEEALKSYENAGVPWNKMIAYIGSDMKPDNQKMYELLHARGVSCMISAAPKYDKLKTLEERAEAYRAIFSEGADVLESDLPIEVSRAIRK, encoded by the coding sequence ATGAGAAAGATATTTTTACTGGGTTTGTTACTTTGGTGTTCCAATACGTATGCCCAAAAGCATAAGCTTCATTTTCGCACGTTTGATGATATTAAGAAATACTTTAGTTACGAACCCGGTAAAAAGATCATTAGTGGACACCGAGGTACCCATATTGCTAAGTATCCCGAAAATTCTATAGAGGGCTTCCAACATGTTCTCAATCATACTCCTGCCTTCTTTGAGATAGACCCTAGATTAACCAAAGACAGCGTGATTGTTTTAATGCATGATGCTACCTTAGACAGGACCACAACGGGTTCAGGAAAGGTGTCTGATTTTACATGGGCGGAGCTTCAAAAGCTATATTTGAAAGACGGTGAAGGCAACGTGACCAAATACAAAATCCCTACCTTAGAGCAAGCCATGGATTGGGCAAAAGGGAAAACGGTACTGAATTTAGACAAAAAGGATGTGCCTTTAGAAAGAATAGCAGCTTTGATCAAAAGGAAAAAGGCTGAACGTTATATGATGGTGACGGTGCATACGGCAGAACAAGCTTTGTTTTATCACCAGCAGGTTCCGGAGTTAATGATGTCTGCTTTTGTAAAGACGGAGGAGGCCCTGAAATCCTATGAAAATGCGGGTGTTCCCTGGAATAAGATGATAGCCTATATAGGTTCTGATATGAAGCCGGATAATCAAAAGATGTATGAATTACTGCATGCCAGAGGCGTGAGTTGTATGATATCCGCTGCTCCCAAATACGATAAGCTCAAAACTCTTGAAGAAAGGGCAGAGGCTTACCGTGCTATATTCTCTGAGGGGGCTGATGTACTAGAATCTGATCTTCCCATAGAGGTAAGCAGAGCTATTAGGAAATAG
- a CDS encoding MFS transporter produces MMQRIGLPKPLAWGYLGILIFMMGDGMEQGWLSPYLIDRGLAMEHSATLFSLYGVTIAISSWFSGVLTESLNPRKTMWLGLLLYLLGTVLFIGIGLKDLDLGVLYLTYALRGFGYPLFAYSFLVWISYVVPQNALGRAVGWFWFVFTGGLNVLGAFYSSWAIEHLGHIPALWSAVAWVLVGAIFALVLNKATFPKLETQGKLDNLLRGLTIIKSEPKVALGGIVRIINTAAQFAFPVFLPVYMAEQGIDTKHWLYIWGTIFSSNIIFNLIFGFVGDRLGWRQTIMWFGGVGCGLTTLLFYYSPQWFEGNYSLVLACGVLWGACLAGYVPLSALVPSLVEKEKGAAMSILNLGAGLAVFAGPAIVWATFGAVGAEGVVWILAGLYFVSAVLTHQIKLSAKN; encoded by the coding sequence ATGATGCAGCGCATTGGCTTACCGAAGCCTCTGGCTTGGGGATATTTGGGGATCCTGATCTTTATGATGGGAGACGGTATGGAGCAGGGATGGTTAAGTCCTTATCTGATAGATAGGGGTTTAGCTATGGAGCATAGTGCTACCTTATTTAGCTTGTATGGCGTTACCATAGCCATATCCTCATGGTTTTCAGGTGTATTGACGGAGAGTTTGAATCCTAGAAAAACCATGTGGTTAGGGCTCCTTCTATACTTGCTTGGTACGGTACTATTCATAGGGATTGGATTAAAAGATTTAGATCTAGGAGTTTTGTACCTCACCTATGCCTTGCGAGGTTTTGGATATCCTTTGTTTGCATATTCCTTTCTAGTTTGGATTTCATATGTGGTACCTCAGAATGCTTTAGGTAGAGCTGTGGGTTGGTTCTGGTTCGTATTTACAGGAGGTTTAAATGTATTAGGAGCATTTTATTCTTCCTGGGCAATTGAGCATCTGGGCCATATTCCGGCTTTGTGGAGTGCGGTAGCTTGGGTATTAGTAGGGGCCATCTTTGCTTTGGTTCTGAATAAAGCTACCTTCCCAAAGCTAGAGACTCAAGGTAAGCTGGATAACCTTCTAAGAGGATTAACCATCATTAAATCTGAACCTAAGGTAGCCTTAGGTGGTATTGTAAGGATAATCAATACTGCTGCACAATTTGCTTTCCCGGTATTTCTCCCCGTTTATATGGCAGAACAAGGAATTGATACCAAGCATTGGCTATACATTTGGGGAACCATTTTCAGTAGCAATATCATCTTCAACCTCATCTTTGGGTTTGTGGGGGATAGGTTAGGGTGGCGACAAACCATCATGTGGTTTGGTGGAGTAGGGTGTGGACTGACCACATTACTCTTCTATTACAGCCCTCAGTGGTTTGAGGGAAATTATAGTCTTGTTTTGGCTTGCGGGGTACTTTGGGGAGCCTGTTTGGCAGGATACGTGCCATTATCTGCCCTAGTTCCATCCTTGGTAGAGAAGGAAAAAGGAGCAGCCATGTCCATTTTGAATCTAGGAGCCGGTTTAGCCGTTTTTGCTGGTCCGGCCATAGTCTGGGCCACTTTCGGTGCTGTAGGTGCTGAGGGAGTGGTGTGGATCTTAGCCGGCCTATATTTTGTCAGTGCCGTACTGACTCATCAAATTAAATTAAGTGCGAAGAATTAA
- a CDS encoding FGGY-family carbohydrate kinase → MKQFLGIDIGTQGVRVVVLNQEGNTLAAGDQAFQFSGDLRIEQDPLHWWEILDQLLIQVLNALGDKSKIHAIGVTSTSGTIIPIDWKGNPLHSAIMYSDQRSAEQGYRCQALAKERETVGYTAFNSSSGLPKMIWFLENFPEKRHDLYKFIHASDFITGTLSGNFGVTDYTNVLKSGYNLHEEVWPSYIMDLGVHLAWLQDVVPSGYPIGKILPAWAERYGLSPESLVTAGMTDGCVSQVASGAVAPGEWNTTIGTTLVIKGVSTEEIKDLSGAIYNHRHPQGYWMPGGASNTGADWVSHYFGGQNLKELGEKAEALVPTGDVAWPLLQHGERFPFFSPQARGFMPEGKEDAYVFACGMEGVAYIEKMAYDRIEELSGQKVNKVFSAGGGSNSDLWMKIRSTVLQVPIQKMANTTGAAGAAILAASGTFYEDLPTAARKMIKVEKVIEPETRWIEKYQEGYKRFLGELKSRNIC, encoded by the coding sequence ATGAAGCAATTTTTAGGTATTGATATTGGAACTCAGGGAGTTCGAGTGGTGGTGTTAAATCAAGAGGGGAATACCTTAGCTGCAGGAGACCAGGCATTTCAGTTTTCCGGAGATTTAAGGATAGAACAAGATCCTCTGCATTGGTGGGAGATTTTAGACCAACTATTGATTCAGGTTCTAAATGCATTAGGAGATAAATCTAAAATACATGCAATAGGGGTTACATCTACTTCGGGAACCATCATTCCCATTGACTGGAAAGGGAATCCTTTACACTCTGCCATCATGTATAGTGATCAACGTTCGGCGGAACAAGGATACAGATGTCAAGCTTTAGCCAAAGAAAGAGAAACGGTAGGATATACAGCTTTCAACTCATCCAGTGGCCTGCCTAAGATGATATGGTTTCTGGAAAACTTTCCGGAAAAGAGACATGACCTGTATAAGTTTATTCATGCCTCAGATTTCATTACCGGCACGTTAAGTGGGAACTTTGGGGTGACGGATTATACTAACGTATTGAAGTCGGGTTACAATCTCCATGAGGAGGTTTGGCCTTCCTATATCATGGACTTAGGCGTTCATTTGGCTTGGTTACAAGATGTGGTACCTTCGGGATATCCTATAGGGAAGATCTTGCCCGCCTGGGCTGAAAGATATGGCCTTTCTCCGGAAAGTTTGGTAACGGCGGGGATGACGGACGGTTGCGTTTCTCAAGTGGCTTCCGGAGCTGTGGCTCCCGGAGAATGGAACACTACCATAGGTACCACATTGGTGATTAAAGGAGTGTCTACTGAGGAGATTAAGGATCTGAGCGGTGCCATTTATAATCATAGACATCCCCAAGGATATTGGATGCCAGGAGGGGCCAGTAATACCGGTGCCGATTGGGTGAGCCATTACTTCGGAGGACAAAACCTGAAAGAGCTAGGAGAGAAGGCGGAAGCCTTAGTTCCTACCGGCGATGTAGCTTGGCCGCTATTACAGCATGGGGAAAGGTTTCCTTTCTTTTCTCCTCAGGCTCGGGGATTCATGCCGGAAGGTAAAGAGGATGCTTACGTGTTTGCTTGTGGAATGGAAGGGGTAGCCTACATAGAAAAAATGGCCTACGATCGTATTGAAGAATTATCAGGTCAAAAGGTCAATAAAGTCTTTTCAGCAGGAGGAGGAAGTAACTCAGATCTTTGGATGAAAATAAGGAGTACCGTACTTCAGGTGCCAATCCAAAAGATGGCCAATACAACTGGTGCAGCTGGTGCGGCCATATTAGCAGCTTCGGGTACCTTCTATGAAGATCTTCCTACGGCTGCAAGAAAAATGATTAAAGTGGAGAAGGTGATAGAGCCGGAAACACGGTGGATTGAAAAGTACCAAGAAGGCTACAAGCGTTTCTTGGGAGAATTAAAGAGCAGGAATATATGTTGA
- the rbsK gene encoding ribokinase, which yields MSKSKIVVVGSSNTDMVIKASRLPVPGETVIGGEFMMNPGGKGANQAVAVARMGGQVTFITKTGNDLFGRQSMELYNSENINTDYVFSDEDHPSGVALISVDVYGENCILVAPGANAALTTADIEKARKEIEEAEILLMQLEIPMETVEYAAKIAAEKGVKVALNPAPAQTLSNELLKCLYIITPNKNEAEILSGIKVRDWDSAQKSADRISEKGVDIVVVTLGGLGALIKEGSSYYRVEAEKVEAMDTTAAGDTFCGTLCVGLSEGMSIEEAVRMACKASAITVTRMGAQASLPYRHELT from the coding sequence GTGAGTAAGTCGAAAATAGTGGTGGTAGGCAGTTCGAATACGGATATGGTGATTAAAGCCAGTCGACTGCCGGTACCCGGAGAAACCGTGATAGGTGGTGAATTTATGATGAATCCGGGTGGGAAAGGTGCGAATCAGGCCGTTGCCGTGGCAAGAATGGGCGGTCAGGTCACTTTTATTACCAAAACAGGTAATGACCTTTTCGGTAGACAATCTATGGAATTATACAATTCGGAAAATATTAACACAGACTATGTGTTTTCGGATGAAGATCATCCTTCGGGTGTGGCATTGATTTCTGTTGATGTTTACGGTGAAAACTGTATTCTCGTAGCTCCTGGTGCGAACGCTGCCTTAACCACAGCGGATATAGAAAAAGCCCGCAAAGAAATTGAAGAAGCAGAGATCCTTTTGATGCAGTTGGAAATCCCAATGGAAACGGTAGAATATGCGGCTAAAATAGCGGCAGAAAAGGGAGTAAAAGTAGCTCTCAATCCTGCTCCTGCTCAAACCCTCTCTAATGAATTATTAAAATGCTTGTACATCATCACTCCAAATAAGAACGAAGCTGAGATTCTTTCCGGGATTAAAGTGAGGGATTGGGACTCTGCCCAAAAATCGGCAGATAGAATCAGCGAGAAGGGTGTGGATATAGTAGTAGTTACTCTAGGGGGATTGGGCGCTTTGATTAAAGAGGGTTCTTCCTATTACAGAGTAGAAGCAGAGAAGGTTGAAGCCATGGATACCACCGCAGCCGGAGATACTTTCTGTGGCACATTGTGCGTGGGTCTAAGTGAGGGTATGAGCATAGAGGAGGCCGTAAGAATGGCTTGCAAGGCTTCAGCTATCACCGTTACCCGCATGGGAGCTCAAGCATCTCTACCTTATAGACACGAATTAACCTAA
- a CDS encoding histidine phosphatase family protein gives MLKIYLLRHGQTDYNAQGNKYCGRTDIPLNAKGLEQAEAVRKQLEGIPFDGVYSSPLQRAVHTARIASGQDPITDERLIELDFGQWEGKTREEFVKEDPDAWDLWEKAPEQNKAGRTGESGEEVVWRMESFFKSLTNGTYMVVAHNGVNRLFLARQLGMPLKNYRKLVQENSRITLIIYDPQKGWTLEMLNANIK, from the coding sequence ATGTTGAAAATCTATTTGTTGAGACATGGTCAAACCGACTATAACGCTCAAGGTAATAAATATTGCGGTAGGACGGATATCCCTTTGAATGCAAAGGGATTGGAACAGGCGGAGGCTGTTCGTAAGCAGTTAGAAGGGATTCCATTTGATGGAGTGTATAGTTCTCCTCTGCAAAGAGCCGTTCACACGGCGCGGATTGCTAGCGGACAGGATCCTATTACAGATGAAAGATTGATAGAATTAGATTTTGGTCAATGGGAAGGGAAAACTCGTGAGGAGTTTGTGAAAGAGGATCCTGACGCATGGGATTTATGGGAAAAAGCCCCTGAGCAAAATAAAGCGGGTAGGACAGGTGAAAGTGGAGAGGAAGTAGTATGGAGAATGGAGAGCTTTTTCAAAAGTTTGACGAACGGTACCTATATGGTGGTAGCGCATAATGGAGTGAATCGATTATTTTTAGCGCGTCAATTGGGTATGCCCTTGAAAAACTATCGCAAGTTAGTGCAGGAGAATTCAAGGATCACTTTGATTATCTATGATCCTCAAAAAGGGTGGACACTGGAAATGTTAAATGCTAATATAAAATGA
- a CDS encoding 2-hydroxyacid dehydrogenase yields the protein MKVLVTSPYNEGGLKELNQHVGETVYRPWKDNGRAFNEDELIQLLKESEADALITEHDHVTEKVIQSFPDLKFIGVCRGTPSNVSIKEASAHRIPVFYTPARNAQAVAELFVANVITFLRDTLFANEWLKAGKWDEGAHTSYLIFKGNELAGKKVGFVGFGAIGQLIASMIASYPCEISYYDPYVKAEDFPLYQKQSVEEVFANNDIVSVHLPVTEETKGLISRELFSVMKPDALFVNTARAVVVDRNALLEVIEQKKIKGAILDVFDHEPPDELDYRLIRAKNVLATPHIAGATHEVEDHHVRIMNETLVNWLSKGIINERRIANRQILVNA from the coding sequence ATGAAAGTATTAGTGACCTCGCCCTACAATGAGGGCGGTTTAAAAGAATTGAACCAACATGTCGGCGAAACCGTGTATCGTCCTTGGAAAGATAATGGAAGAGCCTTCAATGAAGATGAATTGATCCAACTTCTAAAAGAAAGCGAAGCAGATGCATTGATCACTGAACATGATCACGTAACAGAAAAGGTCATTCAATCTTTCCCTGATCTTAAATTTATAGGAGTATGTAGAGGAACTCCTTCGAATGTCAGCATTAAAGAAGCTAGTGCACACAGGATTCCAGTGTTCTATACTCCTGCTAGGAATGCACAGGCTGTAGCTGAATTATTTGTAGCTAATGTCATCACATTCTTAAGGGATACCCTATTCGCCAATGAGTGGCTAAAAGCCGGAAAATGGGATGAAGGTGCCCATACCTCGTATTTGATTTTTAAAGGTAATGAATTGGCAGGTAAGAAGGTCGGTTTTGTGGGTTTTGGAGCTATAGGTCAACTGATTGCCAGCATGATTGCGTCTTATCCTTGTGAGATTTCTTACTATGACCCCTATGTAAAGGCTGAAGATTTTCCTTTGTACCAAAAACAAAGTGTGGAGGAAGTTTTTGCTAATAATGATATTGTCTCTGTACACCTTCCCGTTACAGAGGAAACCAAGGGCCTTATTTCAAGAGAACTATTCTCTGTGATGAAGCCGGATGCCTTATTTGTGAATACCGCCAGAGCCGTGGTGGTGGACAGGAACGCCCTTTTGGAGGTCATAGAACAGAAGAAAATCAAAGGTGCCATTCTTGATGTATTTGATCACGAACCACCGGATGAATTAGATTATCGTTTGATTAGAGCTAAGAATGTACTGGCTACACCTCATATCGCAGGTGCTACACATGAAGTGGAAGATCACCACGTGCGCATAATGAATGAGACTTTAGTGAATTGGTTGAGCAAAGGTATCATCAACGAAAGAAGAATAGCTAACCGCCAAATCTTAGTCAACGCATGA
- a CDS encoding FGGY-family carbohydrate kinase: MKTAYLVLDIGTGNVRAALVTPEGEILNVARADIKYYRDELFPDAIYFKPSELIEELKELTQAVLSPDVEVKAVTSTSQREGIVLVNKEGKATWGLPNIDHRGREWENSFGDKTEVYLTSGRYPTSLFSVYKCIGMRERRGEEWKNTQFFLSISDWALWELSGKAVYEDSQASETLLYDVAEGNWSSTMLQKFGIAKEVLPELVKSGSVLGEILPTIAQEWNLPSTAVCVVGGGDTQMAIKSTVPSNGDVILVSGTTTPVVKLEDHYLTDDEQRTWTSRDIEAGRFVFEANAGVTGLNLQRLKEVFYPNESYEVMQRELEETDPGYCFASLGSLVAYEKAPITTGGFVFPVPVSHELKRSHFVWAILVDIAFSIVENYKVLAACSSHTSGYLWACGGGLQSEVLRQLIADISGLEVRIRKGYQQATVIGSALLCNEALGINVGGSEGSYEVAKPMKDRTALYEKWLEVRNSFRKA, encoded by the coding sequence ATGAAAACCGCTTATTTAGTTTTAGATATTGGAACAGGAAATGTCCGTGCCGCCTTAGTAACTCCTGAAGGTGAAATTCTAAATGTAGCCAGGGCAGATATCAAATATTACAGAGACGAATTATTTCCGGATGCCATTTACTTCAAGCCTTCTGAGTTAATCGAAGAGCTGAAGGAACTAACTCAGGCAGTTCTGAGCCCGGATGTGGAGGTAAAAGCAGTGACTAGTACCTCTCAACGTGAGGGTATTGTTTTGGTCAATAAGGAAGGTAAAGCCACGTGGGGCTTGCCTAATATAGACCATCGTGGGAGAGAATGGGAAAATTCCTTCGGTGATAAAACGGAAGTTTATTTGACGAGCGGTAGATATCCTACTTCCCTTTTCTCTGTCTACAAATGCATAGGCATGCGGGAAAGAAGAGGAGAGGAATGGAAGAATACACAATTCTTCTTAAGCATTAGCGACTGGGCACTTTGGGAACTTAGCGGTAAGGCCGTGTACGAGGATTCTCAAGCCTCAGAGACTCTTTTGTATGATGTTGCAGAAGGTAATTGGTCGTCCACTATGCTTCAGAAGTTTGGCATAGCTAAAGAAGTACTGCCTGAACTAGTTAAGTCAGGGAGTGTGTTAGGTGAAATCTTGCCCACTATTGCTCAAGAATGGAATTTACCTTCCACAGCTGTATGTGTAGTAGGTGGTGGAGATACCCAAATGGCCATCAAGAGTACGGTGCCAAGTAATGGTGACGTGATTTTAGTGTCAGGTACTACCACTCCGGTAGTAAAATTGGAAGACCATTACCTTACAGATGATGAACAAAGAACGTGGACCAGTAGAGATATTGAGGCCGGAAGATTTGTTTTTGAAGCTAATGCAGGAGTTACCGGGCTAAATCTTCAAAGATTAAAAGAAGTGTTCTATCCAAATGAGTCCTACGAGGTGATGCAAAGGGAACTGGAAGAAACTGACCCAGGATATTGTTTTGCTAGCTTAGGTTCATTAGTGGCTTATGAAAAAGCACCCATCACCACTGGGGGCTTTGTATTCCCCGTTCCGGTTAGTCATGAACTGAAAAGAAGTCATTTTGTATGGGCAATCTTAGTAGATATAGCCTTTTCGATCGTTGAAAACTATAAAGTCTTGGCGGCTTGTTCTAGCCATACTTCCGGTTATTTATGGGCCTGCGGAGGAGGCTTGCAGAGTGAGGTTCTGCGCCAACTAATAGCTGATATCAGCGGTCTTGAAGTAAGAATTAGAAAAGGATATCAACAAGCTACTGTGATAGGTTCTGCGCTATTGTGTAATGAAGCTTTAGGAATCAATGTTGGGGGTAGCGAAGGGTCTTATGAGGTGGCAAAGCCGATGAAAGACCGCACTGCCCTTTATGAGAAATGGTTAGAGGTAAGAAATTCTTTTCGTAAAGCATGA
- a CDS encoding nucleoside hydrolase, whose amino-acid sequence MKKSILLIASLFFAACEKPSEPEVPVIIFETDMGNDVDDALALDMIYKYLDKEKVKVLAISSNKQSPYSTEYIHLMNHWYGYPDIPIAKVINGIDSENDARKYAEFVSLQKDSTGAPLFQRPDFDYDQVPEAVSLYRGILAKQPDHSVTLVSVGFSTNIYRLLNSLPDEYSPLSGKELIAKKVKLLSMMAGSFGEKKIPEYNVVKDIPAAQNITKEWPTPIVFTPFEAGIAVTYPATSIENDFTWAPYHPVVEAYKHYLDMPYDRPTWDLIALLYVVENSPEYFTLSEAGAITVDDKGYTSFTASKDGKHRYLTVDSVQALKTRQHFVELITAKPNLK is encoded by the coding sequence ATGAAAAAATCTATTCTCCTTATCGCTTCACTTTTCTTCGCTGCTTGCGAAAAGCCTTCAGAACCGGAGGTTCCCGTCATCATTTTTGAGACAGATATGGGAAATGACGTAGATGATGCTCTGGCTTTGGATATGATATATAAATATCTGGACAAGGAAAAGGTGAAAGTATTAGCCATCTCTTCTAATAAGCAGAGTCCTTATTCTACAGAATACATACATTTGATGAACCACTGGTACGGATATCCGGATATTCCTATTGCTAAAGTGATAAATGGAATAGATTCTGAAAACGATGCCCGTAAATATGCTGAATTTGTAAGTTTACAAAAGGACAGTACGGGTGCACCTTTGTTCCAAAGACCTGATTTTGACTATGATCAGGTGCCTGAGGCCGTGAGCTTGTATAGGGGGATCTTGGCTAAACAGCCGGACCATTCTGTTACATTGGTTTCCGTAGGATTTTCTACTAACATTTATAGGCTCTTAAATTCTCTTCCGGATGAATATTCTCCCTTGTCAGGTAAAGAATTGATTGCAAAGAAAGTAAAACTTCTTTCCATGATGGCCGGAAGTTTTGGAGAGAAGAAAATTCCGGAATATAATGTAGTAAAGGACATTCCTGCAGCGCAAAATATCACAAAGGAATGGCCTACGCCTATTGTTTTCACTCCTTTTGAGGCGGGCATTGCTGTAACCTATCCCGCTACGAGCATTGAGAATGATTTTACTTGGGCACCGTATCATCCGGTAGTGGAGGCCTACAAGCATTACTTGGATATGCCGTACGACAGGCCTACTTGGGACTTAATAGCTCTTCTCTACGTAGTAGAAAATTCTCCGGAGTATTTTACCCTTTCAGAAGCAGGGGCTATTACTGTTGATGACAAAGGATACACCAGCTTTACCGCGTCTAAAGATGGTAAGCATCGCTATCTTACGGTTGACAGTGTTCAAGCCCTAAAAACGCGTCAGCATTTTGTTGAACTAATCACCGCAAAACCTAACCTTAAATAA
- a CDS encoding nucleoside hydrolase, giving the protein MKKITLSLAGVFLVIGSSFAQLLERLSHIPAKANVVIDTDAFNEVDDQFALVYAILAQEKLNIQAIYSAPFINKRAKSVEDGMEKSYQEIQKILELMKVKFPVYKGSTDFLKDKKTPVKSAAAEDLVDRAMKAKEPLYVLALGAPTNVASALIMKPEIKDKIVLIWLGGKAPHFNTAREYNLLQDMHSSQILFDSGVPMIQIPTEPVTSHLVTTVAELQANIGGANKISDYLIEIVKGYSPDHFAWSKVIWDIAVIAALVEPSALSYEMRSTPILTDQMTYSYDGSRQIYKVATFINRNKVFKDMFTRFKAFKD; this is encoded by the coding sequence ATGAAAAAAATAACTTTAAGTCTGGCCGGAGTATTTCTGGTTATAGGCTCCTCTTTTGCCCAGCTCCTTGAAAGATTAAGTCACATTCCTGCGAAGGCTAACGTGGTAATTGATACGGACGCTTTCAATGAGGTGGATGATCAATTTGCCTTGGTTTATGCCATACTCGCTCAAGAAAAACTTAATATTCAGGCCATTTATTCAGCCCCTTTTATTAATAAACGGGCGAAAAGCGTGGAAGATGGTATGGAAAAGAGTTATCAAGAGATTCAGAAGATTCTGGAATTGATGAAGGTAAAGTTTCCGGTGTACAAAGGCTCCACCGACTTTTTGAAAGACAAGAAAACCCCTGTGAAAAGTGCGGCAGCTGAGGATTTGGTGGACCGGGCCATGAAGGCGAAGGAACCCCTTTATGTATTGGCACTTGGAGCTCCCACTAATGTAGCTTCAGCCTTAATCATGAAACCCGAGATCAAAGATAAGATCGTGCTAATCTGGTTAGGAGGGAAAGCCCCGCATTTTAATACCGCCAGGGAGTACAACCTATTGCAAGACATGCACTCCTCTCAGATCTTGTTTGACAGTGGAGTCCCAATGATCCAGATTCCTACAGAGCCGGTAACTTCCCATTTGGTGACTACAGTAGCCGAATTACAGGCCAATATAGGCGGTGCCAATAAGATTTCAGATTATTTGATTGAAATAGTAAAGGGTTATAGCCCGGATCATTTTGCCTGGTCAAAGGTGATATGGGATATAGCTGTGATCGCTGCTCTAGTGGAGCCTTCCGCGCTGTCCTACGAGATGAGATCCACGCCCATACTTACTGATCAGATGACCTATAGCTATGATGGAAGTAGGCAGATCTACAAGGTGGCCACATTTATCAACAGGAATAAGGTCTTTAAGGACATGTTTACCCGGTTTAAGGCATTCAAGGATTGA